The Corynebacterium atypicum genome contains the following window.
CGTGGGTGTCTACCACGGATGGCCCGACTACGCCGAGGCCACTCGGGATATCCTCGCCGGCCGCGACCCCCGCCCAATGCAGAAGGAGGTCTCCAGGGCAGGCGAGGGGATGGTGACCGTCATGGCTCCGACTGGCTCAGGCAAGACCGAGGCCGCCCTTTTACGGCACGCGCAACGAGACGAGCGTTTGATCTTTTTGCTGCCTACCCAGGCGACCACGAACGCGCTGATGCGACGCGTACAGCGCGCGTTCCAAAACACCCCTAACGTGGCCTCCCTGGCGCACGGTATGGCCAGCGTAGAGGACTTTTACAACACCCCGGTAACTGTCTTTGACGATCGCCATGAATCCTCTGATTCTTGTCAGGAACCGGGAGGACTGTTCCCGCGGAGCTTTGTTAGGGGAGGAATGTCCCGGCTTCTGGCAAGCGTGTGCGTGGGTACCGTGGACCAAGCCCTCAAGGCGGGGCTGAGAGCCAAATGGGTGCACCTTTTGCTCCTGGCGTTGGCTAATGCGCACGTGGTGATCGATGAGGTTCACACCCTTGATCGCTATCAAACGGAACTGCTGAAGACGGTGCTCACCTGGCTCGGCGCGTTGGGGACCAGGGTCACGTTGTTGACGGCCACGTTCCCCAGCTGGCAGTATGCAGCGCTCTATCGGACTTATGCCGGAGAAGAACCGTCTTCCGGGGCATCGTTTCCCGCTATCACGGATACCACAGGGGCACAGTCGGCATTTGAGGTACAGCCCCACGGCATCGCCATAGAGTATGTGAAGCTCCCAGAGCACAGCGTCTCCACCGTCGAAGCCCATGTGGACTGGGTGAGGGAAAAGCGCCAAGCTTTCCCTGATGCGCGCATCGGGGTGATCTGTAACCGAGTGCGGTGGGCGCAGGAGACGGCGCTGGCATTGCAGGCCGAAGGCCATGACGTGATCGTGCTGCACGCCTCGATGACTTCAGGGCACCGTCAGAAGAATGCAGCGCTGCTGGAAGAACTCTTGGGCCCTGAGGGGGCAGGCAAAGGGGTGACGGTGATCGGCACGCAGGCAATCGAGGCCTCGCTAGACATCGACCTGGACTTGTTGAGCACCGACTTGTGTCCCTCGGCGTCGTTAATCCAGCGCGCCGGGCGTGTGTGGCGCAGGCCTGATGATGCACGCGCGCGTCGTGTGCCTGGGATTAATCAGAAAACCATGCGGGTGGTAGATGCTGTCGCTACCAATGAGCACGCGCGGTGCCCCTACTGGTTAGCAGAGCTGCAGCGCACAGCTCGTTGGTTGCAAGAGCACCGAGAGCTAGCGGTGCCTGGCGATTGCCAAGAATTCGTCGACGCTTCCACGGTGACGTGGGAAGAGGTCGTCACGTCTGCTACCGAAGCGGAAAAGAATCAGTACGCTGGAGAAAATCATAAAACGAAGCGTGGGCAGGACTACTCGTATAACATGCGGGAGCTGCTTGATACCGAAACCTCGGTGCGGACACTGGAAAAGTTCTTGGGTAAGGATTCGATAGGTAGCGCCGACTTCGACCAGCTGCACACCCGCGATATAGAACGCGATAAAGGAGAGCAGTCGGTGCCGGTTCTCATTGCAACCTCTGCTGACGATATCCCGGGAGCCTGGCGTGGGGACGCACGCCAGCTGCGGAGTATCCAGCCAGGCGAGAAGGATAAGATACGCAGCGCGCTGACTGCGGCGATGCCTCTGCGCGAACGCCATGCCACCAAAATTGAAGAGAGGCTGGAAGATCTGAGCGATTCGCCAACGCTCCTAAGCCGATACCGACTTCTTCACGTTGGGGGCCTCTACCATCCGTTGGTAGGTTTCCTGGGTTGGAGCGTCGATCAACACGACGATAGCGAGGGGTAGTAGGTCGCGGCTTTTTCTGAGGACGCGATTAGCTTCGCCCAGCTCCCCGCAGACCACCAGGCTCGGCTGGAGGACCGCCTGAGCTTTCTCTATCTGGAGCATTGCGCGGTGCGTCAGGACAAGACGGGTGTGGTGGCCTTTTCGCAGGAAGATGGTGAGCCGGCGCGCCGAACGGTGCAGATCCCGGTCTCTGGGTTGGCGGTTCTGCAGCTAGGGCCCGGTACGAGCATTTCTACCGCAGCGCTCACCTCCTGTACCAGAGCCGGCGCCACGGTCATGTTTACTGGCGGTGGTGGAGTCCCCGCGTATTCGCGCGCGACGCCGTTGACTACATCAGCGCGGTGGGCCATTGCGCAGGCGAAGCTCGCCGCCGCGGAGAAGAGAAACCAACGCAAGGCCGCAGTAGTCCTGTACCGGCGCCAGCTAGGTCTGGAGATGGACGCGGAGGAAAGCAGCATCGCGCAGATGCGAGGGCTAGAAGGCCGGCAAATCCGACTGCTGTACAAGCGGTTGGCTAAGCAACACAAGGTGCCGAACTTCAGGCGCGACACTACGGCCGAGGACCCGATTAACCAGGGGCTGAATTTGGCTAATTCTCTGCTGTACGGGTGTGCGGCGGCCGCATGCGCTGCACTGAATATCAATAGCGCGCTGGGGATTATCCATCGCGGTGATGCGAGGTCGCTGCTCTTTGACCTAGCCGACCTGTATAAACCTACGATCAGCATCCCGCTGGCGTTCGCGTGTGCGGATAAAGAAGACCCTGCATAGGTGCTGCGCAGCCGCATGCGCAGAGAGATCCACCAGCAGGACCTACTCCAGCAGATGTTAAAGGTCCTGATGGAAATCCTGGAGCCATACCTGCCAGCCTGCGATAACAACAGACTAGTTGCAGGCCGCGGCGCAGAGGCCACCGGGCATACCCAGTACGGAAGGTAAGTGCTGATGTTTGTGGTTATTACCGCTACCAAGCTTCCGGACCATGTCCGAGGCTATGTCAGTCGGTTCCTCGTAGAGGTAGATCAAGGCGTCTATGTGGGGACGGTGTCCCGCAGGGTGAGGACAACCTGTGGCACCGGTGCAGTCAAGCCCGCAGAGAGGGGCGAGTGACCATGATCAATAGTGACTCCACGAGGGAACAAGGATTTGCTGTCAACACGATGGGTATGCAGCGACGAGTGATTAGAGACTTCGACGGGCTCCTTCTGCCAGAGGTCTTATCGTCCGTAGCGGGCGAAAACGCTGCTCTATCGAGATAAAAGGCCAGGTCGAGCAGTCTCATATCCGCGTGCGCGGAGGTATTTCCTCGCGTGGCTCCGTGGGCGGGTATCGCTGCAGCTCTTCTCCGCGTGCGCGGAGGTATTTCCGCCAAGACGCGGGTGACGCTTGAGTCCCAGAACTCTCCTCCGCGTGCGCGGAGGTATTTCCAGCAAGCTGGCGCGTCCGGGGGAGGGGGGCGGCAGCGGGAAGGAGAAGCCCACTGGCGCAGCTGTGCGTTGCACAATGACAGGTGCGCGGCGCTGCTCCGTATACGAATGCAGGTGCGCGGTCGACTAGGCCGTTGTTCCGGACGTTATGCTGTGCCGCGGCGCACCAGCTTGAGCTGTTCCACCGTTTGGAACCAATGCGCTCTGTCAGCCACCACGGGCACGGGGATTACTGACGGCCGCGTTTTTGCACAACCTAGTGGGCATGGGGCATAGGAAAACGTCCAGATCTGGTTGGGCGGCAGGAGACTTCGCACTGGTGACTTCAGGACTTTTAGGAAAAGGGGGAGAGGCGTGATGCTATGCGCTGCCAGGTTCACTATATAGTGGGCAAGACGATACCCCCGGGTCAGGAATCCTCGACGCCAAGGCGTCCGTTCGAATATGATGGTTTGAGATTGAACAGACATCTCTAGCGCTCGACGTACAAGCGCCAGCAACTTTGACGGAGGATCGTATATGAGCATCGATCAAGCAATCTCGGCACTGGCGTCCAAGGTGCGTGAGCTTAAGCCTATTATTGAGACGGAAGAGGCAACAAAGACTGCTTTCGTGATTCCCTTCATCAGTAATGTATTGGGATATGATGTTACGGATCCTCGCGAGGTTATACCGGAATATACGGCAGACGTCGGAATAAAACGGGGAGAAAAAGTCGATTTTGCAATAAAATCGGGTGACGACTTTAGGTTTCTTATCGAATGTAAAAAGGTCGGTGAACAGTTAAGTCTCAGCAATGCAAATCAATTGCTGAGGTATTTTAATGTTACAGACACAGAATTTGCCATCCATTACCAATGGGGAGGTCTATGAGTTTTATGTGCAGCTCGATGCAGCAAACCGTATGGATAAAAAGCCATTCATGACGATAGATCTGGCCAATGTTGACGCTCGTGTCTTTCCTCACCTTGAAAAGTGTACAAAGTCTCAGTTTGATGCCGAGACCATAACTGATAGTGCCGAGAAGCTGAAATATATTGCGGAGATTCGTAAGGTTTTAGTAGCTCAATTTAAGAACCCTGACCCTGACTGGGTAAAATTGATCGCCTCGCGCATTACAAGCAAACGTATGACGGCGCAAAACCTGGCAAATTTCACTCAACTTGTTACTACGGCCCAGGCTCAATTTCTCAATGACGAGTCGAATCGCCGCCTTCGCTCTGCCCAAGATTTGGCGGAAGCGGTGCCTTCTCCGCCTGCCTCTTCTGTGGAATCTGATAAAGACGAACCTGATGATGTTTCAGGAGATGGTATCAGTCACCACTGAAGAAGAGCTTCATGCCTATGGTATAATACGCGCAATTTGCTGCAGGGAAGTGCCCTTTGAAGATATTTACCTACGCGACGCCAAGACATATTGTGCGATTCTTTATCAGGATAACAACCGCAAGCCTATAGTGCGTTTATTTTTTGACCGTAAAGTGCCACGGATTATAATTTTCGACCCGGAACGAAAAGAACAGATATTTGATATTGAGCGGGTGGACGATATTTACCGGTATGCCGAACAGCTTTGTGCTCGCGTGCGTGCCCTGAAGGCGGCCTAGAAAGATGTCGGGGCCGAAGCTTGACTAAGGTTGCTACTTCTAAGCCAAAGCGAACGCCTCTATCGCTCAACCGAGCTGCGCGACAGGGCTACCGTGGCCAGGATCATAGCCACAAGGGCAGTGCCCATAGCCAGCCAGCCGAGCACGGAATTCACCTGAAACTGCTCGCCAAGGATTAGGTAGCCCAGGGTGAACGCCGTAATCGGCTCGCCGATCGTCATGGCAGGAAGCGAGTTTTTCAACGGCCCGGCCGAAAAAGAGTACTGCTGCACGGCGGTACCCAACGCAGCGCCTGCGATGAGCGCGTAGAACTGCCAACTGACCAACACCTGGGGGATGAGGGCGTGCACCGCTATATCGACCACGCTCTTGGAAAAGACGGCGACGTAGCCAAAGATCGCCCCGGTAACCAGCCCCAGCACCAGGGCCCTGCTGCCGCGCAGGAGGCGATATGCCAGACGAAAGACCACCACCACGCCCAACACTCCAACTACCAGTGGCCCCACCCAACGCGAAAACGGCGGCTGCGGGTCGCCCGGGGCTGGCTTACCCAGGATCACTAATACGGCTACCGCCACGGTGAGAAGCGCCGCCCACGCCATCTGGCTCTTAGAGATTCTTCGGTTGTCATAGCGTGCCGCCAGCGGCAGAGTGAACATCAAAGAAAGCACCAGGATCGGTTGCACCACCAGCAGCGTGCCAAACCCCAACGCGATCAGCTGTAGCCCGTATCCCAACAGTGCGGTGCCGGTGCCTGCCCACCAGAGCGGGTCGCTGATTGCCCGCACCAGCGGCGAGCCTTTAAGCGAGCCATCGTCGGGCGCGGATTTGGCAATCCGGTGGCGGACTACGGTGCCCCAAGCCAGCGTCAGCGCTGATGCCAGGGCAAAGAAGATCGCCAGCCCGTTGTAGAGGAAGCTCTGCACGCCCATAAGTCTAAGCGAATGGGCGTGCGCGGCCTGCGCACCCAAGCCCCAATCGGGAGAGCCTGCGGCTAGCGGCGCAGCCGGGTGGCCACCCACACCACAGCGAACCACACCGTAAGCACGAGCACGATGGTTGCGCCCGCAGGCAGGTCGATGGCCCAGGATAGGTACATGCCGACGAGCGTTCCTAAAGCCCCGAACAGGGCGGCCAGCGCCATCATGGTGGGCAGTCGGCGGGCGAG
Protein-coding sequences here:
- the cas1 gene encoding CRISPR-associated endonuclease Cas1; translation: MEHCAVRQDKTGVVAFSQEDGEPARRTVQIPVSGLAVLQLGPGTSISTAALTSCTRAGATVMFTGGGGVPAYSRATPLTTSARWAIAQAKLAAAEKRNQRKAAVVLYRRQLGLEMDAEESSIAQMRGLEGRQIRLLYKRLAKQHKVPNFRRDTTAEDPINQGLNLANSLLYGCAAAACAALNINSALGIIHRGDARSLLFDLADLYKPTISIPLAFACADKEDPA
- a CDS encoding DMT family transporter, whose protein sequence is MGVQSFLYNGLAIFFALASALTLAWGTVVRHRIAKSAPDDGSLKGSPLVRAISDPLWWAGTGTALLGYGLQLIALGFGTLLVVQPILVLSLMFTLPLAARYDNRRISKSQMAWAALLTVAVAVLVILGKPAPGDPQPPFSRWVGPLVVGVLGVVVVFRLAYRLLRGSRALVLGLVTGAIFGYVAVFSKSVVDIAVHALIPQVLVSWQFYALIAGAALGTAVQQYSFSAGPLKNSLPAMTIGEPITAFTLGYLILGEQFQVNSVLGWLAMGTALVAMILATVALSRSSVER
- a CDS encoding CRISPR-associated helicase/endonuclease Cas3, whose amino-acid sequence is MSSSEGSFESPHTYEYLWAKQSGLTGTYPLAAHLLDAASVAYALFHTWLRPGLREIFESELGPEAARTAAYLVGIHDVGKANPYFQWQPKQRGAQWDEIRARIKESGQVRVPTPKQQEEWVRNQDFNRHERVTALHLDEDIDLRSLGEAWSIIPGLGHHGYFSVPFVQNNGGPRAKGTAHDFLHQRGWDEARDGLAAEVATATGCDPGELPESCSPKISLLLSGLTVLADRLASSEKWVLRSQEDMASGTLNLAQPRVWFDRQTEQARAYVEQNVGVYHGWPDYAEATRDILAGRDPRPMQKEVSRAGEGMVTVMAPTGSGKTEAALLRHAQRDERLIFLLPTQATTNALMRRVQRAFQNTPNVASLAHGMASVEDFYNTPVTVFDDRHESSDSCQEPGGLFPRSFVRGGMSRLLASVCVGTVDQALKAGLRAKWVHLLLLALANAHVVIDEVHTLDRYQTELLKTVLTWLGALGTRVTLLTATFPSWQYAALYRTYAGEEPSSGASFPAITDTTGAQSAFEVQPHGIAIEYVKLPEHSVSTVEAHVDWVREKRQAFPDARIGVICNRVRWAQETALALQAEGHDVIVLHASMTSGHRQKNAALLEELLGPEGAGKGVTVIGTQAIEASLDIDLDLLSTDLCPSASLIQRAGRVWRRPDDARARRVPGINQKTMRVVDAVATNEHARCPYWLAELQRTARWLQEHRELAVPGDCQEFVDASTVTWEEVVTSATEAEKNQYAGENHKTKRGQDYSYNMRELLDTETSVRTLEKFLGKDSIGSADFDQLHTRDIERDKGEQSVPVLIATSADDIPGAWRGDARQLRSIQPGEKDKIRSALTAAMPLRERHATKIEERLEDLSDSPTLLSRYRLLHVGGLYHPLVGFLGWSVDQHDDSEG
- a CDS encoding type I restriction enzyme HsdR N-terminal domain-containing protein, giving the protein MSIDQAISALASKVRELKPIIETEEATKTAFVIPFISNVLGYDVTDPREVIPEYTADVGIKRGEKVDFAIKSGDDFRFLIECKKVGEQLSLSNANQLLRYFNVTDTEFAIHYQWGGL